One window of Salvelinus namaycush isolate Seneca unplaced genomic scaffold, SaNama_1.0 Scaffold12, whole genome shotgun sequence genomic DNA carries:
- the LOC120036077 gene encoding uncharacterized protein LOC120036077 produces MGLYLTVGQCRHLVGLYLTVGQCRHLVRLYLTVGQCRHPVGLYLTVGQCRHLVGLYLTVGQCRHLVGLYLTVGQCRHLVRLYLTVGQCRHLVRLYLTVGQCRHLVGLYLTVGQCRHLVGLYLTVGQCRHLVGLYLTVGQCRHLVGLYLTVGQCKHLVRLYLTVGQCRHLVGLYLTVGQCKHLVGLYLTVGQCRHLVGLYLTVGQCRHLVGLYLTVGQCRHPVRLYLTVGQCRHLVGLYLTVGQCRHLVGLYLTVGQCRHLVGLYLTVGQCRHLVGLYLTVGQCRHLVRLYLTVGQCRHPVGLYLTIGQCKHLVGLYLTLGQCRHLVGLYLTVGQCRHLVRLYLTVGQCRHLVGLYLTVGQCRHLVRLYLTVGQCRHLVRLYLTVGQCRHLVGLYLTVGQCRHPVVLYLTVGYYPLPAPSSLLKPRETS; encoded by the exons ATGGGGTTGTACCTTACCGTAGGTCAGTGTAGACACCTTGTGGGGTTGTACCTTACCGTAGGTCAGTGTAGACACCTTGTGAGGTTGTACCTTACCGTAGGGCAGTGTAGACACCCTGTGGGGTTGTACCTTACCGTAGGTCAGTGTAGACACCTTGTGGGGTTGTACCTTACCGTAGGTCAGTGTAGACACCTTGTGGGGTTGTACCTTACCGTAGGTCAGTGTAGACACCTTGTGAGGTTGTACCTTACCGTAGGTCAGTGTAGACACCTTGTGAGGTTGTACCTTACCGTAGGTCAGTGTAGACACCTTGTGGGGTTGTACCTTACCGTAGGTCAGTGTAGACACCTTGTGGGGTTGTACCTTACCGTAGGTCAGTGTAGACACCTTGTGGGGTTGTACCTTACCGTAGGTCAGTGTAGACACCTTGTGGGGTTGTACCTTACCGTAGGTCAGTGTAAACACCTTGTGAGGTTGTACCTTACCGTAGGTCAGTGTAGACACCTTGTTGGGTTGTACCTTACCGTAGGTCAGTGTAAACACCTTGTGGGGTTGTACCTTACCGTAGGTCAGTGTAGACACCTTGTGGGGTTGTACCTTACCGTAGGTCAGTGTAGACACCTTGTGGGGTTGTACCTTACCGTAGGTCAGTGTAGACACCCTGTGAGGTTGTACCTTACCGTAGGTCAGTGTAGACACCTTGTGGGGTTGTACCTTACCGTAGGTCAGTGTAGACACCTTGTGGGGTTGTACCTTACCGTAGGTCAGTGTAGACACCTTGTGGGGTTGTACCTTACCGTAGGTCAGTGTAGACACCTTGTGGGGTTGTACCTTACCGTAGGTCAGTGTAGACACCTTGTGAGGTTGTACCTTACCGTAGGTCAGTGTAGACACCCTGTGGGGTTGTACCTTACCATAGGTCAGTGTAAACACCTTGTGGGGTTGTACCTTACATTAGGTCAGTGTAGACACCTTGTGGGGTTGTACCTTACCGTAGGTCAGTGTAGACACCTTGTGAGGTTGTATCTTACCGTAGGTCAGTGTAGACACCTTGTGGGGTTGTACCTTACCGTAGGTCAGTGTCGACACCTTGTGAGGTTGTACCTTACCGTAGGTCAGTGTAGACACCTTGTGAGGTTGTACCTTACCGTAGGTCAGTGTAGACACCTTGTGGGGTTGTACCTTACCGTAG GTCAGTGTAGACACCCTGTGGTGTTGTACCTTACCGTAGGTTATTATCCATTACCAGCCCCTTCAAGCCTTCTTAAACCCAGGGAGACATCATAG